Below is a genomic region from Zea mays cultivar B73 chromosome 9, Zm-B73-REFERENCE-NAM-5.0, whole genome shotgun sequence.
ACTGTTTTTCACTATTTGAGGGGGTGCAGCACCCCCTGGCCCCTAATCACTAAGGAGCTTCGCCCTCTTGTAAACCACCACACCAAGTTCTTTCAGACAGCATCACCAGACAACTCTGTCAATGTCAGTTTAACATCTAAAAAACAGACTGTCCATGGGTGCAAAAGCAAAAAGAACCTAGCAGTGCCATGGAATAACTTCAAAGAAATTGACTAAATATAGGACACCCCATAACAATGTAAACAAAAAGTAAAGCTGTAAGAGGACCAACCTGGCTGATTCGTAAGCGAATACTCTCAGGATAATGATAGAAGTTATGCACAGCTGCAAAACCTAGCAGTTCAAATTTTGAACCAGACTCTTGTGTTGCCTTCTTTACTACCAGAAGCATTTCACATCCATGTTCTCCAATATCTATAGGCGTGGAACCTAGAGTACAATGATATAAGCAAATAGAAGTCCTGAGTAAAACAGACTATCATATTTCAAAACCTTCAGTTACCTTCAACCAGAAGAAGTACAAGAGGTACCAGACGAGAATAAAAGAAATGCAGCAGCACCTTGGAGTTCAACTCGAACAATCTGGGAATTATATACAAATCAATCTCAAAATTGATGGGAACTGAATGGGAAAACATTTAGAACAGAGAACAGGCTGAATGTAATTTTTCATGGATCTAACATATTCATACTACATACCAGATTAAACATTCTGAACATGGAAAATACATGTGTTTTAACAGAGTAAGTGATTAGGCTTTATATTGATTGAGAAAATATAGTCATAAATTTATAGGGTACATATGAACAGATTTAATTGTATGAGTTAAAATCATAGAACAAAGTTAAATAAGTGTTACAAATCCAAATCACAAATGCATAGGATTACAGGAAAAAAATATTACCTCAACTGCAGGATCTGATTCATATGAGCCATCATGCTTAAtaggtgaatgcccgtgcgttgctacggagcgAACATGTTATGATAAGATACATTAAAATTCAAAATAATAATTACTATTTTATGTTCTTGTTAACATCTTTTAAAAGTTAAGATATTTTACATACCTTAAAATCCCTACACATCGAACAAATCCATCATGTGCAGCAAAGGCTCATGAATAGAGAATCATGCATATACTTTCAGTTTTCAAGCAACTAATGCAAAACCAAAGAAACAATACCAACTCTAGGCAATAAAAACCATGGATTTAGATGATCATTGTAACTAAAGTGGAAATGATTAGTACTACAAGCAAATGTGCACATGAGCACTTGTTGATATCCTGATGTACCAAACTGGAAAGCAAAAAAACCAGAGCAATGTGACAGTACGACGACAAGAAGTATGATGCTTCCGCCTGGCTGCACGACATGCGTGAGCACCCAGACGATGGTCTCCTTGTGGCTGCACACTTAAATTGAAGAACAGTGAGATCCAGAATTCTAGCTTAATTCACTATGATCAATAAACTATCAGAGCAACTGACCGGTCTGATGAAGTGTTTGAATAATACCATCCAACTCCAGCCAGTGATTCCACAAACAGAAGACTGGACACTTCAAAATTGAAGGTAAAACAACATAGAAACAAACTAAACGTTAAGATCCACCTTTCCCATTCTGCAAAAGTGGATTATGTATTAAtagtttcttttttttgtttgccAAAATTGGATAGTGGTACTGATGCATGATCAATATTAGTTTTGAGATTTATGTATAACAGTTTCCTATTTTTGTTTGCCACTGTCATATAGCAGAGGGAGAGAAGAACTCAAGAGCAGGACGAATCATACCAGTTTATTGTCTGAGAGGACGGCGTCGATGGGGCAGGCTTGCTCGCTCCGCTCCAAAGGAAGTTATAAGGGATATTTCTGCTCTTCAACCTATGAGGCCACCTGAATCTTGTTAACTTGTTCATCATTGACATGCTGGTTTTCCTGCTAGATGCATTTCTTCTAATATGTAGGGGTGTTAATGAATTGTGATCTAAATATTTCTTCACAATTTGTTAGGATCCTAAATTATTTTTAGTTGAAAAAAGAATAGAAATAGAGCCCGATCCTAACCTGAAccaatccttaaattttatagtgtaaaatttagagcctatTGTCACCCCTAGTAATAGGAGAACAAAAGTTGTCTTGTATGAGTTCAGCTTTGGTGCCCAATGATTCCCTTCCCATTCTCTGCATCTTTCAATGCCAAATTGTTTATATTTAGCTTATAGCATTCCATTTATCCTTCTGATTGTACACAGGTAATGCGTGAAGCAAGTGAAGGACCAAGTGCCCCATGGATATCATTCAAAGTCCTATTCAAATTAATTAATTCAAGGTAAAATATTAGTCATATCAAGAGAACTGTTCTTCCATCATGACAAAGAACTAAAACTGTGTGAAGGACCAAGTGCCCCATGGATATCATTCATTTCATTTTTTTCAATAACAGATAAAAAGTTTACACTACAATGCAAGCAATATTTGCTAGGTAATTAATTAGGTGCCCGCCATGAAACTGCTAATATCAGGCAAGAACTGTGTATGCTAGTTGTGGTTGTTCACAAAAGGATGCTAGcaaactattt
It encodes:
- the LOC103639979 gene encoding histone acetyltransferase type B catalytic subunit-like, producing the protein MMAHMNQILQLRLFELNSKVLLHFFYSRLVPLVLLLVEGSTPIDIGEHGCEMLLVVKKATQESGSKFELLGFAAVHNFYHYPESIRLRISQVGPLTALLFVYIVMGCPIFSQFL